taccatctttctttttaactaagacgataggtgagctccatggacttattgaaggttcgattacaccgtttttgtgcatgtcttcaataattttgttagcatcctcacgttttgctagtggaaccctacgcggagcttgccggattggtttagcgtctccggtatttatgcgatgtttgacaatgctcgttcttcctgtgttgtttccttcgtttgcaaatatggatgcgtatttttctaatagtttttctgcttttaatttttcatttccatgcacctcattcagcaaattgtttaggagtgtaggacttatctgctgtggctcaatagaaggcttctgttgtgaccgttcgcatcgtgctattgcacttatattctggcactgtccaattactgctcctttcttcagacttataggcgtgttgaattcattcactactcttaccggaatggtggcgtcttctctagttttcacaagcgttcttcctaccaatatgggtgtatctatttttgttggttccacaatctacaattcttcagtcccacctcctccattcactttagcccatacaatcgcctcagattttgatggaatactctgattatcatcaataatcaccctcttactttcaacgttggtcacatatccgttgtttataggcatctccatgttctggcaaaacagcatttgcttgtttaaatccaaagtaaccccgtgatcaatcatgaaatctactcccattataatttcatccgtgatttctgctacgatgaaggtgtgattaacttccagggtaccaatcatcacttcgcaaaacacttttccgcgacagctgcttcctccccggtggccgttcgaagcttgcaaccgactaatggttcaaccgttcctcttaccacatccgctcggataattgaatgtgtggcaccagtatccaaagtaagcgttgacagtcgtccatttacgatgccgttgatagtaagattgttgtcatggcgacctatttgtgatatcgagatggcggggcaaatagttgtgggaaccagctcacgcccctttgaactgttccgttttggTTTAACGACtcgtgagatgtggatgctccgtcctcgttatctgttggttgtttccgttttgatgggtttacttttatattgcaatttcgggcaaagtgacccgcttttccacagttgaaacatctttctcttgtatttactcgcggtgcagcaattgtctttagagtcttcaatatttcttccatcagcgccggttgttccatttcaaccctttgtactttgtgtgctggtttacttagtaaaGAAGCtctttcctgtgtgagggcgtgcgaaaccgtttcagcaaacgtcctttttggcaatgcatacgtggcgcgtttggtgtccacatcacgaattccacttatgaaacattgaatttttaccctctcaatggaatccacaggtgcatctgcatttgccaaatgagtcagtcgttctatttcagttgcgaacaaggacgccactttgtgcgctgcattccagttattggccattgctgtcttttcaaactgaagtttgaaaatttgaaatggaatacttccatcgaatgtgggtgccttcaatctttgattatttgttgatggtgcagggccatgtagttgcagttctcgcacacgattacttaattgaagaacttctgattttaaattttcttcgtcattttttaaagtgcttaattcgtcttcaaattttgaaaatttctcttgcacttgtttttgtagttgtgtagtattttccgtaatctgttgaaccaaacgcttttctaaccgcgtattattttcagtcatttgttgtgtaaggcaggactttaactgtgatgtattttcagctatttgctgtgccagacgattttctgtttgcactgcattttctgctatttgtgatgtattttcagctattatttgcttaatagccactaacagcatgttcgtgtctgcacttgatgatgttcgttgttcttctactttttcttctacctttgtagaagtttctggcccatcaaattcgaactcgtccacattaattccatccgcttccattacttcacgtaatcgtgcctgcagatccgccttttgccgcttatcggcaaattacgctcctccagttccttttttaattgctgaattctcaattctctgAATTTAAcaatcttgaatttggattatttgacaatcccacttctgacaccaattgttacgaatttactccttgctagttttactttactaggttcgtatctctggattgacaaataaaagccgtttaattcacttcaacaaaatctctttattttacaactcgtctacactatatcagtttactcttagcactggttgatgatgctattccatatacctacagctattgttcataataagggatgcatatagcaatacaaatacaacttaaccCTAGAAAGATAGTCTGCGTAAAATTGACGCATGCATTTTCGAAATATTGCTCTCTCTTTCTAAATAGCGCGAATCCGTCGCTGTGTGTTTAGGACATCTCAGTCGCCGCTTGGAGCTCCCGTGAGGCGTGCTTGTCAATGCGGTAAGTGTCACTGATTTTGAAATATAACGACCGCGTGAGTCAAAATGACGCATGACTATCTTTTACGTAtcttttaagattttaacttATACGataattatattgttatttCATGTTCTACTTACGTGATAagcttattaaatatatatttgttttcttgTTATAGATATCGtgactaaaatataataaaatgggtAGTCCTTTAGACAATGAGCGTATCCTCTCTGCTCTTCTGCAAAGCGATGACGAGCTCGTTGGTGAGGATTCTGACAGTGAAATATCAGATCACGTAAGTGAAGATGACGTCCAGAGCGATACAGAAGAAGCGTTTATAGATGAGGTGCATGAAGTGCAGCCAACGTCAAGCGGTAGTGAAATAttagaacaaaatattattgaacaacCAGGTTCTTCATTGGCTTCTAACAGAATCTTGACCTTGCCACAGAGGACTATTAGAGGTAAGAATAAACATTGTTGGTCAACTTCAAAGTCCACGAGGCGTAGCCGAGTCTCTGCACTGAACATTGTCAGATCTCAAAGAGGTCCGACGCGTATGTGCCGCAATATATATGACCCACTTTTATgcttcaaactattttttactGATGAGATAATTTCGGAAATCGTAAAATGGACAAATGCTGAGATATCATTGAAACGTCGGGAATCTATGACAGGTGCTACATTTCGTGACACGAATGAAGATGAAATCCATGCTTTGTTTGGTATTCTGGTAATGACAGCAGTGAGAAAAGATAACCACATGTCCACAGATGACCTCTATGATCGATCTTTGTCAATGGTGTACGTCTCTGTAATGAGTCGTGAtcgttttgattttttgatacGATGTCTTAGAATGGATGACAAAAGTATACGGCCCACACTTCGAGGAAACGATGTATTTACTCCTGTTAGAAAAATATGGGATCTCTTTATCCATCAGTGCATACATAATTACACTCCAGGGGCTCATTTGACCATAGATGAACAGTTACTTGGGTTTAGAGGACGGTGTCCGTTTAGAATGTATATTCCCAACAAGCCAAGTAAGTATGGAATAAAAATCCTCATGATGTGTGACAGTGGTACAAAGTACATGATAAATGGAATGCCTTATTTGGAAAGAGGAACTCAGACCAACGGAGTACCACTCGGTGAATACTACGTGAAGGAGTTATCAAAGCCTGTGCACGGTAGTTGTCGTAATATTACGTGTGAAAATTGGTTCACCTCAATCCCTTTGGCAAAAAACAAGAACCGTACAAGTTAACCATTGTGGATCAAACAAACGCGAGATACCGGAAGTACTGAAAAACAGTCGCTCCAGGCCAGTGGGGACATCGATGTTTTGTTTTGACGGACCCCTTACTCTCGTCTCCTATAAACCGAAGCCAGCTAAGATGGTATACTTATTATCATCTTGTGATGAGGATGCTTCCATCAACGAAAGTACCGGTAAACCGCAAATGATTATGTATTATAACCAGACTAAAGGCGGAGTGGACACGCTAGACCAAATGTGTTCTGTGATGTCCTGCAGTAGGAAGACGAATAGGTGGCCTATGGCATTATTGTACGGAATGATAAACATTGCCtgcataaattcttttattatatacagCCATAATGTTAGTAGCAAGGGAGAAAAGGTTCAAAGtcgcaaaaattttatgaaaaacctTAACATGAGCCTGACGTCATCGTTTATGCGTAAGCGTTTAGAAGCTCCTACTTTGAAGAGATATTTGCGCGATAATATCTCTAATATTTTGCCAAATGAAATGCCTGGTACATCAGAAGACAGTACTGAAGAGCCAGTAACGAAAAAACGTACTTACTGTACTTACTGCCCCTCTAAAATAAGGCGAAAGGCAAATGCATcgtgcaaaaaatgcaaaaaagttatttgtcgaGAGCATAATATTGATATTTGCCAAAGTTGTTTCTGACTGACTaataagtaaaatttgtttctaatatgtaacgggtgatttttttgaggttaggattttcatgcattagtatttgacagatcacgtgggatttcagacatggtgtcaaagagaaagatgctcagtatgctttgacatttcatcatgaatagacttactaacgagcaacgcttgcaaatcattgaattttattaccaaaatcagtgttcgacaatttttttttttatcgacaaattttgttcagcgatgaggctcatttctggttgaatggctacgtaaataagcaaaattgccgcatttggggtgaagagcaaccagaagccgttcaagaactgcccatgcatcccgaaaaatgcactgtttggtgtggtttgtacgctggtggaatcattggaccgtattttttcaaagatgctgttggacgcaacgttacggtgaatggcgatcgctatcgttcgatgctaacaaactttttgttgccaaaaatggaagaactgaacttggttgacatgtggtttcaacaagatggcgctacatgccacacagctcgcgattctatggccattttgagggaaaacttcggacaacaattcatctcaagaaatggacccgtaagttggccaccaagatcatgcgatttaacgcctttagactattttttgtggggctacgtcaagtctaaagtctacagaaataagccagcaactattccagctttggaagacaacatttccgaagaaattcgggctattccggccgaaatgctcgaaaaagttgcccaaaattggactttccgaatggaccacctaagacgcagccgcggtcaacatttaaatgaaattatcttcaaaaagtaaatgtcatgaaccaatctaacgtttcaaataaagaaccgatgagattttgcaaattttatgcgttttttttttaaaaaaagttatcaagctcttaaaaaatcaccctttataagatatgctaattatttattttataatacaacATGACTGATTTCATAGtacaaaataagtttattttgtAAAAGAGAGAatgtttaaaagttttattactttatagaagaagttttaagtttttgtttttttttttttaatgaataaataaacataaataaattatttgttgaatttattattagtatgtaagtgtaaatataataaaacgtaATAtctattcaaattaataaataaacctcGATATACAGACCGATAAAACACATGCGTCAATTTTACGCATGATTATCTTTAACGTACGTCACAATATGATTATCTTTCTAGggttaatactacttttgtaacaataataagggatgcatatagcaatacaaatacaacttaatactacttttgtaacaatatgtacaAAAAGCACTGATCTCTTATACGAGCACTCAGTTGCAAGTACATACAAACGGTTTCgtctataggtataccctataagaCATACAAGcccaaaacaaattaataagataaatattgcatatattaacaattaaaaaataatacataaattcGGTAAtactttaatacttttttcgagattaattaaaaagaaacgcgttatttaatttaatccgatcaacaaaatgaaataaaacaaaacattttacaattttattattatatttacaagAGACTTCGCTTTGCAATCAGCAATTCCATTTAAAGTCAATATCTAAAGTCAATCAGTTTAcatcgaaacaaaaaaaaaaaatattttgttaatttatttgttctaaATGAACGCAGATTCCAAAGAATATAAATCTTCACAACTACtgaaagttccaaaaatgatttcggaCGAAAAaggtccatgtacacctgcagaagctacacgctcaaagcaaggtgttacaaaacaaataagggggaaagacattatattcagtaaatttattgctgagagtgacagttttataaaatactgcactcgattttcaagATAATTCTGTATCggcattagaaatcaaaaaagaaaatctggaCTATTTTTGGATACGTCTCCAAGCTTCATATGACGCAATAGTAGAATCTGAtgactcagatctaccagaaaatttcaaatcctcggcttacgccaaatatgaaaatggcttagaccaatttgaagaaacgaaagcaatGATCACTGATCAGGTCAAACTAATTAGAGC
The sequence above is a segment of the Bactrocera dorsalis isolate Fly_Bdor chromosome 6, ASM2337382v1, whole genome shotgun sequence genome. Coding sequences within it:
- the LOC125779135 gene encoding piggyBac transposable element-derived protein 4-like isoform X1; the protein is MGSPLDNERILSALLQSDDELVGEDSDSEISDHVSEDDVQSDTEEAFIDEVHEVQPTSSGSEILEQNIIEQPGSSLASNRILTLPQRTIRGKNKHCWSTSKSTRRSRVSALNIVRSQRGPTRMCRNIYDPLLCFKLFFTDEIISEIVKWTNAEISLKRRESMTGATFRDTNEDEIHALFGILVMTAVRKDNHMSTDDLYDRSLSMVYVSVMSRDRFDFLIRCLRMDDKSIRPTLRGNDVFTPVRKIWDLFIHQCIHNYTPGAHLTIDEQLLGFRGRCPFRMYIPNKPSKYGIKILMMCDSGTKYMINGMPYLERGTQTNGVPLGEYYVKELSKPVHGSCRNITCENWFTSIPLAKNKNRTS